In the genome of Drosophila subpulchrella strain 33 F10 #4 breed RU33 chromosome 2L, RU_Dsub_v1.1 Primary Assembly, whole genome shotgun sequence, one region contains:
- the LOC119547123 gene encoding rab-like protein 3: MKEKQQHLNDVSTVRILMLGDRGVGKTSLTNLLASSDITPTPASRTVGEGSWNVQVRLHEYPNSMDLPPSPTWTSPSSSERSLKFPYAPSTPSDILYFVEFYDLNSDLRMRRDQRDSFYKNIDGIVLVYNLQDLRSQDNLHDWLYEPLRQICKYRHRRTRPILRRQHVPILVVGTRLDKLVRRPLRRGGSIAHQLAADEILLNCLDPESFADKGRNQGKLRGFLNRVVEFKELFPLSNPRHL; the protein is encoded by the exons ATGAAAGAAAAACAGCAACATCTCAACGATGTGTCCACGGTTCGCATCTTAATGCTGGGCGATAGAG GAGTGGGAAAAACTAGTCTGACCAATTTGCTGGCCAGTAGTGATATAACGCCCACACCCGCCTCCCGCACCGTGGGCGAGGGTTCCTGGAATGTCCAGGTGCGGCTACACGAGTATCCCAACTCGATGGACCTGCCTCCCTCGCCCACCTGGACCTCGCCCTCTTCCTCGGAGCGATCGCTGAAATTCCCGTATGCCCCAAGTACGCCCAGTGATATCCTGTATTTCGTGGAATTCTACGATCTGAACAGCGATCTGCGCATGCGTCGCGATCAGCGCGATAGTTTCTATAAGAACATCGATGGCATTGTCCTGGTCTACAATCTGCAGGACCTGCGCTCGCAGGACAATCTGCACGATTGGCTGTACGAACCTTTGCGTCAGATTTGCAAGTATCGCCACCGACGCACACGGCCCATTTTGAGGCGCCAGCATGTTCCCATCCTGGTGGTGGGCACCAGGTTGGATAAGCTGGTCCGCCGGCCATTGCGACGGGGTGGGAGCATTGCCCACCAGTTGGCTGCCGACGAGATCCTACTGAACTGCCTGGATCCCGAGAGCTTCGCGGACAAAGGCCGCAATCAGGGCAAACTGCGCGGCTTCCTAAATCGCGTTGTCGAATTCAAGGAGCTCTTTCCACTCTCGAATCCCCGCCACCTTTAA
- the LOC119547126 gene encoding histidine triad nucleotide-binding protein 1 isoform X3: MASEVEKSQTAAASEDTIFGKILRKEIPCTFIHEDDKCVAFHDVAPQAPTHFLVIPRKPIAQLSLAEDGDADLLGHLMLVGRKVAKDLGLKEGYRVVINNGKHGAQSVYHLHLHFLGGRQMQWPPG, from the exons ATGGCGAGCGAAGTGGAAAAATCGCAGACTGCAGCTGCCAGTGAAGATACTATTTTTGGAAAGATTTTGCGCAAGGAGATTCCATGCACTTTTATCCACGAGGATGACAAG TGTGTGGCCTTCCATGATGTGGCTCCCCAGGCACCAACACATTTCCTGGTGATCCCTCGCAAACCGATTGCCCAACTCTCGCTGGCTGAGGATGGAGATGCTGATCTGCTGGGACATCTCATGTTGGTGGGTCGCAAGGTGGCCAAGGATCTGGGTCTGAAGGAGGGATACCGTGTGGTCATCAACAATGGCAAGCACGGTGCCCAGTCCGTTTACCATTTGCATTTGCACTTTCTCGGCGGTCGCCAGATGCAGTGGCCTCCGGGATAG
- the LOC119547126 gene encoding histidine triad nucleotide-binding protein 1 isoform X2: protein MFLTTGRNFFRVFSSRHIATCGARMASEVEKSQTAAASEDTIFGKILRKEIPCTFIHEDDKCVAFHDVAPQAPTHFLVIPRKPIAQLSLAEDGDADLLGHLMLVGRKVAKDLGLKEGYRVVINNGKHGAQSVYHLHLHFLGGRQMQWPPG, encoded by the exons ATGTTTCTGACGACCGGCCGGAATTTTTTCCGTGTTTTCAG TTCTCGACATATAGCAACCTGTGGTGCTAGAATGGCGAGCGAAGTGGAAAAATCGCAGACTGCAGCTGCCAGTGAAGATACTATTTTTGGAAAGATTTTGCGCAAGGAGATTCCATGCACTTTTATCCACGAGGATGACAAG TGTGTGGCCTTCCATGATGTGGCTCCCCAGGCACCAACACATTTCCTGGTGATCCCTCGCAAACCGATTGCCCAACTCTCGCTGGCTGAGGATGGAGATGCTGATCTGCTGGGACATCTCATGTTGGTGGGTCGCAAGGTGGCCAAGGATCTGGGTCTGAAGGAGGGATACCGTGTGGTCATCAACAATGGCAAGCACGGTGCCCAGTCCGTTTACCATTTGCATTTGCACTTTCTCGGCGGTCGCCAGATGCAGTGGCCTCCGGGATAG
- the LOC119547126 gene encoding histidine triad nucleotide-binding protein 1 isoform X1, which translates to MFLTTGRNFFRVFSSSRHIATCGARMASEVEKSQTAAASEDTIFGKILRKEIPCTFIHEDDKCVAFHDVAPQAPTHFLVIPRKPIAQLSLAEDGDADLLGHLMLVGRKVAKDLGLKEGYRVVINNGKHGAQSVYHLHLHFLGGRQMQWPPG; encoded by the exons ATGTTTCTGACGACCGGCCGGAATTTTTTCCGTGTTTTCAG TAGTTCTCGACATATAGCAACCTGTGGTGCTAGAATGGCGAGCGAAGTGGAAAAATCGCAGACTGCAGCTGCCAGTGAAGATACTATTTTTGGAAAGATTTTGCGCAAGGAGATTCCATGCACTTTTATCCACGAGGATGACAAG TGTGTGGCCTTCCATGATGTGGCTCCCCAGGCACCAACACATTTCCTGGTGATCCCTCGCAAACCGATTGCCCAACTCTCGCTGGCTGAGGATGGAGATGCTGATCTGCTGGGACATCTCATGTTGGTGGGTCGCAAGGTGGCCAAGGATCTGGGTCTGAAGGAGGGATACCGTGTGGTCATCAACAATGGCAAGCACGGTGCCCAGTCCGTTTACCATTTGCATTTGCACTTTCTCGGCGGTCGCCAGATGCAGTGGCCTCCGGGATAG
- the LOC119547122 gene encoding congested-like trachea protein yields the protein MATTEKVSTERKANPVKSFLTGGFGGICNVLSGHPLDTIKVRLQTMPRPAPGESPMYRGTFDCAAKTIKNEGVRGLYKGMSAPLTGVAPIFAMCFAGYALGKRLQQRGEDAKLTYSQIFVAGSFSGLFSTLIMAPGERIKVLLQTQQGQGGQRKYNGMIDCAGKLYKEGGLRSVFKGSCATMLRDLPANGLYFLVYEALQDVAKAKSQSGQISTTSTIVAGGVAGMAYWILGMPADVLKSRLQSAPEGTYKHGIRSVFKDLIVKDGPLALYRGVTPIMIRAFPANAACFFGIELANKFFNIVAPNF from the coding sequence ATGGCCACCACTGAGAAAGTCTCCACCGAGCGCAAGGCCAATCCGGTTAAATCCTTCCTCACCGGAGGATTCGGAGGAATTTGCAATGTGTTATCAGGTCACCCGCTGGACACCATCAAGGTGCGCTTGCAGACGATGCCCCGACCGGCGCCTGGCGAGAGTCCCATGTACAGAGGAACCTTCGATTGTGCAGCCAAGACCATCAAGAACGAGGGAGTCCGAGGCTTGTACAAGGGAATGTCAGCCCCCCTGACCGGTGTTGCTCCCATCTTTGCCATGTGTTTCGCGGGCTACGCACTGGGAAAACGCCTCCAACAGCGCGGTGAAGATGCCAAGCTCACCTACTCCCAGATCTTTGTGGCGGGCTCATTCTCCGGTCTGTTCTCCACCTTGATAATGGCGCCTGGAGAGCGAATCAAGGTTCTGCTGCAGACGCAGCAGGGTCAGGGAGGCCAGCGCAAGTACAACGGCATGATCGACTGCGCTGGAAAGCTCTACAAGGAGGGCGGTCTTCGCAGCGTTTTCAAGGGCAGCTGCGCCACCATGCTCAGGGATTTGCCCGCCAACGGTCTGTACTTCCTGGTATATGAAGCCCTTCAGGATGTGGCGAAGGCCAAATCCCAGTCTGGCCAAATCAGTACTACCTCAACGATTGTCGCTGGTGGAGTTGCCGGCATGGCCTACTGGATTCTGGGAATGCCAGCCGATGTCCTAAAGAGCCGCCTGCAATCGGCTCCGGAAGGCACTTACAAACACGGAATTCGCAGTGTCTTCAAGGATCTGATTGTTAAGGATGGTCCTTTGGCCTTATATCGGGGCGTTACGCCTATTATGATCCGTGCCTTCCCGGCGAACGCTGCCTGTTTCTTTGGCATTGAACTAGCCAACAAGTTCTTTAACATTGTGGCGCCAAATTTCTAG
- the LOC119547125 gene encoding transcription initiation factor TFIID subunit 10 produces MASDGEDINITPAESLASATDTEDEELDPPHGNSDFESDDEVLEVEEVPASAEEADMDELLRQLEDYTPTIPDALTMHALKTAGFSTVDPQIVRLISVSAQKFISDIANDALQHCKTRTTNIQHSSGHSSSKDKKNPKDRKYTLAMEDLVPALADHGITMRKPQYFV; encoded by the exons ATGGCTTCTGATGGGGAGGACATTAATATAACTCCCGCCGAATCTCTGGCGTCGGCTACGGACACCGAGGACGAGGAGTTGGATCCGCCACATGGGAATTCCGACTTTGAATCCGACGACGAGGTATTGGAAGTGGAGGAGGTGCCAGCGAGCGCCGAGGAAGCGGATATGGATGAGCTGCTGCGACAGCTGGAGGATTACACACCCACCATTCCGGACGCCCTGACCATGCACGCCCTGAAAACG GCTGGCTTCTCCACCGTGGACCCGCAAATAGTGCGCCTCATCTCCGTGTCCGCCCAGAAATTCATCTCCGACATTGCTAACGATGCACTGCAGCACTGCAAGACACGCACCACGAACATCCAGCACTCCAGTGGACACAGTTCAAGCAAGGATAAGAAGAACCCCAAGGATCGCAAGTACACGCTGGCCATGGAGGATCTGGTTCCCGCTCTTGCTGATCATGGCATCACCATGCGCAAGCCCCAATATTTCGTTTAA
- the LOC119548324 gene encoding transcription initiation factor TFIID subunit 10b — protein MVGSNFGIIYHNSAGSGNQGNHGQSSGAAGAGGDRERNTPASHLSDFMSQLEDYTPLIPDAVTSHYLNMGGFQSDEKRIVRLISLAAQKYMSDIIDDALQHSKARTHMQTTNTPGGSKAKDRKFTLTMEDLQPALADYGINVRKMDYSQ, from the coding sequence ATGGTGGGCTCCAATTTTGGCATAATTTACCATAACTCCGCTGGTAGCGGCAATCAGGGCAACCATGGACAATCCTCCGGAGCTGCCGGTGCAGGAGGAGATCGGGAGAGGAACACACCGGCCTCGCATCTTAGCGACTTCATGTCGCAGCTGGAGGATTACACTCCGTTGATTCCGGATGCGGTGACCTCGCACTATCTTAATATGGGAGGATTCCAGTCGGATGAAAAGCGCATCGTTCGACTGATCAGCCTCGCCGCCCAAAAGTACATGTCCGACATCATCGACGACGCACTGCAGCACTCCAAGGCACGCACCCATATGCAGACCACCAATACACCAGGGGGCTCCAAGGCCAAGGATCGCAAGTTCACCCTGACCATGGAGGATCTGCAGCCGGCTTTGGCCGACTACGGCATAAATGTCAGGAAAATGGACTATAGTCAGTAG
- the LOC119548323 gene encoding gamma-secretase subunit Aph-1, protein MTLPEFFGCTFIAFGPPFALFVFTIANDPVRIIILIAAAFFWLLSLLISSLWYAIIPLKDFIAFGVVFSVFSQEAFRYIIYRILRSTEQGLHAVAEDTRVTDNKHILAYVSGLGFGIISGMFALVNVLADMSGPGTMGLKSGTELFFVTSATQALSIILLHTFWSVIFFNAFDTNNYLHIFYVVGSHLFVSLITLLNANELYTATLLINYIVTIFTGVLAFRVAGGTARSFKKFITCQ, encoded by the exons ATGACGTTGCCCGAGTTCTTTGGCTGCACCTTCATCGCCTTCGGACCGCCCTTCGCCCTGTTCGTCTTCACCATCGCCAATGACCCGGTGCGAATCATAATCCTCATAGCGGCGGCCTTCTTCTGGCTGCTGTCGCTGCTGATATCGTCCTTGTGGTACGCCATCATTCCGCTAAAGGACTTCATCGCCTTCGGTGTGGTCTTCTCGGTGTTCTCCCAAGAGGCCTTCCGGTACATCATCTACAGGATCCTGCGCAGCACGGAGCAGGGATTGCACGCCGTGGCGGAGGACACAAGAGTGACGGACAACAAGCACATCCTGGCCTATGTCTCTGGCCTGGGATTTGGCATCATATCCGGGATGTTTGCGCTGGTCAATGTGCTGGCTGATATG AGTGGCCCCGGTACCATGGGCTTGAAGAGCGGAACGGAGCTCTTCTTCGTCACCTCGGCTACCCAGGCTCTGTCCATCATCCTGCTGCACACCTTCTGGAGCGTCATATTCTTCAACGCTTTCGACACGAACAACTACCTTCACATATTCTACGTGGTGGGCAGCCACCTGTTTGTCTCCCTGATTACCCTGCTGAATGCCAACGAGCTTTATACCGCCACTCTGCTGATCAACTACATAGTCACCATATTCACGGGCGTCCTGGCTTTCCGAGTGGCTGGGGGTACGGCGCGTAGCTTCAAAAAATTCATAACATGCCAATGA
- the LOC119546858 gene encoding sorting nexin-20 isoform X1: MPIHAVMAKRLLPHQPSYEGDAPGPDELDSPAIEAAALDIPAPESDKALQKGVWERPTTSAEYKPPTDGSTVLRFDILLAHIMPPDGEDVKIKRFVVYELTVRQDGATEDTQPAKIERRYTDFRELYLGLKRLYPVELANKYFPAKVLMGNFKSELIGERSAAFEAFLTYVVSQTKLRDSEDFLRFLQHDELTRACQFLDERRNEMAIPILENCFRLLNKIYMNRSRPVLLILCRLVAACTSSPVPHHAAERWALLALSRFETLCDIDLLPLYIPLLHTCAHLWWQRGQDQKPITDRLTDMSKQGINTANTENLMQAIHKIDPRTETI, encoded by the exons ATGCCCA TTCACGCCGTGATGGCCAAGCGCCTGCTGCCCCACCAACCGTCCTACGAGGGGGATGCACCTGGTCCGGATGAGCTGGACAGTCCAGCCATCGAGGCGGCGGCCCTCGACATTCCCGCACCGGAGTCTGATAAGGCGCTCCAAAAGG GTGTCTGGGAGCGACCCACAACGAGTGCCGAGTACAAGCCGCCCACCGATGGGAGCACAGTGCTCCGATTTGACATCCTGCTGGCCCACATCATGCCTCCCGATGGCGAGGATGTGAAGATCAAGCGCTTTGTGGTGTACGAGCTCACTGTGCGGCAGGATGGCGCCACGGAGGACACTCAGCCGGCAAAAATCGAACGTCGCTACACCGATTTTCGGGAGCTTTATCTGGGCCTGAAGCGTCTGTACCCCGTGGAGTTGGCCAACAAGTACTTCCCAGCCAAGGTACTGATGGGTAACTTTAAATCCGAACTGATTGGCGAACGGAGCGCTGCCTTCGAGGCGTTCCTCACATATGTGGTTAGTCAGACGAAGCTCCGTGACTCGGAGGACTTTCTGCGCTTCCTGCAGCACGATGAACTGACCAGGGCGTGCCAGTTTTTGGATGAGCGGCGCAACGAGATGGCCATACCCATTCTGGAGAACTGTTTCCGTTTGCTAAACAAGATATACATGAATCGATCGCGACCGGTGCTCTTGATACTCTGTCGCCTGGTGGCGGCCTGCACCTCCTCGCCAGTGCCTCATCATGCAGCCGAGAGGTGGGCTCTATTGGCACTAAGTCGCTTTGAGACGCTGTGCGACATTGATCTGCTGCCTCTCTACATTCCCCTGCTCCACACCTGTGCCCACTTGTG GTGGCAGCGCGGCCAGGACCAAAAGCCCATAACCGATCGACTGACTGACATGTCCAAGCAGGGCATCAACACTGCGAACACCGAGAACCTCATGCAGGCTATTCACAAGATCGATCCACGCACCGAAACCATTTGA
- the LOC119546858 gene encoding sorting nexin-20 isoform X2, giving the protein MPPDGEDVKIKRFVVYELTVRQDGATEDTQPAKIERRYTDFRELYLGLKRLYPVELANKYFPAKVLMGNFKSELIGERSAAFEAFLTYVVSQTKLRDSEDFLRFLQHDELTRACQFLDERRNEMAIPILENCFRLLNKIYMNRSRPVLLILCRLVAACTSSPVPHHAAERWALLALSRFETLCDIDLLPLYIPLLHTCAHLWWQRGQDQKPITDRLTDMSKQGINTANTENLMQAIHKIDPRTETI; this is encoded by the exons ATGCCTCCCGATGGCGAGGATGTGAAGATCAAGCGCTTTGTGGTGTACGAGCTCACTGTGCGGCAGGATGGCGCCACGGAGGACACTCAGCCGGCAAAAATCGAACGTCGCTACACCGATTTTCGGGAGCTTTATCTGGGCCTGAAGCGTCTGTACCCCGTGGAGTTGGCCAACAAGTACTTCCCAGCCAAGGTACTGATGGGTAACTTTAAATCCGAACTGATTGGCGAACGGAGCGCTGCCTTCGAGGCGTTCCTCACATATGTGGTTAGTCAGACGAAGCTCCGTGACTCGGAGGACTTTCTGCGCTTCCTGCAGCACGATGAACTGACCAGGGCGTGCCAGTTTTTGGATGAGCGGCGCAACGAGATGGCCATACCCATTCTGGAGAACTGTTTCCGTTTGCTAAACAAGATATACATGAATCGATCGCGACCGGTGCTCTTGATACTCTGTCGCCTGGTGGCGGCCTGCACCTCCTCGCCAGTGCCTCATCATGCAGCCGAGAGGTGGGCTCTATTGGCACTAAGTCGCTTTGAGACGCTGTGCGACATTGATCTGCTGCCTCTCTACATTCCCCTGCTCCACACCTGTGCCCACTTGTG GTGGCAGCGCGGCCAGGACCAAAAGCCCATAACCGATCGACTGACTGACATGTCCAAGCAGGGCATCAACACTGCGAACACCGAGAACCTCATGCAGGCTATTCACAAGATCGATCCACGCACCGAAACCATTTGA
- the LOC119546857 gene encoding transportin-3, with product MDTYSVDVVYQAISALFQGNNPKEQEKANKWLQDFQKSIYSWTIADELLHQKRDLHANYFAAQTMRNKIQNSFSELPPHTHESLRDSLITHIGQIDEQTDNVIVTQLSLAVADLALLMASWQEPINDLLVTLAPHPAAIWPLLEVLKVLPEEIDSRYLRLGANRREEVHKQLDASAECVLKFLCMCLQREDLDQQRVWNAALRTYSAWLVIHAFPVSHVYNNALTQLAFRLLSLPETTGKLHDNATECVCALLSCMNTRRDAPSDPESSVEAQIFGAVCMLETPYHLSVAHEDTDKTINYCRIFTSLCDAFFYDLLADPQKPHYCLKGLDLVLLCVGHFDYEVAEITFHLWYKLSEDLFQRNEDKLTALFRPHIERLISALFRHSQMESDHDGLIEENNNFFDFRRKVSDLIKDVAFIVGSGACFKQMFHILQAPETTWESTEAALFIMQNVAKNILPDENEVIPKVVEAILNMSEQTHIAVRYTAILLIGELCDWIENHPESLEAVLNFLLYALQQKNGLAPAAAMALTSICSACRQKMVCHISGLVEIARSLDSFQINNDVAIGLLKGISLILTRLPREQLQPALREIVGFQLQPLAQLVDSSGTSVQKGERTDPVYWIDRACAIIRHTSPDVPDTVEHPTVAILNDAWPLISRVMDKYQSDLRIMERTCRLIRYGIRMVRKQAMLLVEPLIKQMVVLYAVQHHSCFLYVGSILVDEFAKSSECIGGLLEMLQAFIEPTFGLLQMENGLKNNPDTVDDFFRLASRYLDCCPQQLLQSSLITPIFQCALIACSLDHREANSSVMKFFINLLVWGRTNNHSRNVECRPLVVELANQHGGALVMNLIQASVFQLHSYMLVDVAEVMHELKQVVGNERMQPFLAQALEALPKKNSGGYVTATQQQLDEFSNTVLRADTTKAISQALKTFTRLFR from the exons ATGGATACGTATTCGGTGGATGTGGTGTACCAAGCAATCAGCGCCCTCTTCCAGGGCAACAATCCAAAGGAGCAGGAGAAGGCCAATAAATGGCTACAGGACTTCCAGAAGTCG ATCTATTCGTGGACCATTGCGGACGAGCTGCTGCACCAGAAGCGAGATCTGCACGCCAACTATTTTGCCGCCCAGACGATGCGGAATAAGATCCAGAACTCCTTCAGCGAACTGCCCCCGCACACGCACGAATCCCTGCGGGATTCCCTGATTACGCACATAGGCCAGAtcgacgaacagacggacaatGTGATTGTGACGCAGCTCAGTCTGGCGGTGGCCGATCTGGCCCTTTTAATGGCCAGCTGGCAAGAGCCGATCAACGATCTTCTGGTGACCCTGGCCCCACATCCCGCCGCCATTTGGCCCCTGCTGGAGGTGCTTAAGGTGCTGCCTGAGGAAATAGACTCGCGGTATCTGCGATTGGGGGCCAATCGGCGGGAGGAGGTGCACAAGCAGCTGGACGCCAGCGCGGAGTGCGTCCTAAAGTTCCTGTGCATGTGCCTGCAGCGGGAGGATCTCGACCAGCAGCGCGTGTGGAATGCGGCGCTGCGCACCTACAGTGCCTGGCTGGTGATCCACGCCTTCCCCGTCTCGCATGTGTATAATAACGCCCTCACCCAGCTGGCTTTCCGATTGCTCTCGCTGCCGGAGACCACGGGCAAGCTGCACGACAATGCCACCGAGTGCGTTTGTGCTTTGCTCTCCTGCATGAACACGCGCCGGGATGCCCCCAGCGATCCGGAGTCCTCCGTCGAGGCCCAGATCTTTGGAGCCGTGTGCATGTTGGAGACACCCTATCACTTAAGTGTGGCGCACGAGGACACCGATAAGACGATCAACTACTGCAGGATTTTCACCTCACTTTGTGACGCCTTCTTCTACGACTTGCTGGCCGATCCCCAGAAGCCACACTACTGCCTAAAGGGATTGGATCTGGTCCTGTTGTGTGTCGGTCACTTTGACTACGAGGTGGCCGAGATCACCTTCCACCTGTGGTACAAGCTCAGCGAGGATCTCTTCCAGCGCAACGAGGACAAGCTGACTGCGCTCTTTCGCCCGCACATCGAGCGGTTGATAAGCGCCCTGTTTCGACACTCGCAAATGGAAAGCGACCACGACGGACTAATCGAGGAGAACAACAATTTCTTT GACTTTCGACGCAAGGTCTCAGATCTGATAAAAGATGTGGCCTTCATAGTGGGATCTGGAGCATGCTTCAAGCAAATGTTCCACATCCTGCAAGCACCAGAAACTACATGGGAATCTACAGAAGCGGCGCTATTTATTATGCAAAATGTGGCCAAAAATATACTGCC AGATGAGAACGAGGTGATACCCAAGGTCGTGGAAGCGATTCTTAATATGTCGGAGCAAACTCACATAGCAGTCAGATACACTGCGATCCTGCTAATTGGCGAGCTCTGCGACTGGATTGAGAACCATCCGGAATCCTTGGAGGCGGTGCTCAACTTTCTGCTGTACGCCCTGCAGCAGAAGAATGGCTTGGCTCCAGCTGCGGCCATGGCATTGACCTCCATTTGCTCCGCCTGCCGCCAGAAGATGGTGTGTCACATCAGCGGTCTGGTGGAGATCGCCCGCAGCCTGGACAGCTTTCAGATTAACAACGATGTGGCCATAGGCTTGCTAAAGGGCATTTCCCTTATACTGACCCGCCTGCCGCGGGAGCAACTTCAGCCTGCTCTGCGGGAAATCGTTGGCTTCCAGCTGCAACCGCTGGCTCAGCTGGTGGACAGTAGTGGAACTAGTGTTCAGAAGGGAGAACGCACCGATCCCGTTTACTGGATAGACAGAGCATGCGCCATCATCCGGCACACGAGTCCCGACGTTCCCGATACAGTGGAGCACCCCACGGTGGCCATTCTGAACGACGCCTGGCCGCTGATCTCGCGGGTAATGGATAAGTACCAAAGCGACCTGCGTATCATGGAGCGCACCTGTCGACTGATCCGTTACGGCATCCGGATGGTGAGGAAGCAGGCGATGTTGCTGGTGGAACCGCTGATCAAGCAAATGGTGGTGCTATATGCGGTGCAGCACCACagttgtttcctctatgtGGGCTCCATACTGGTGGACGAGTTTGCCAAGTCAAGCGAATGTATTGGCGGTCTGCTGGAGATGCTGCAGGCATTTATCGAACCCACCTTTGGCCTGCTACAGATGGAGAACGGCCTTAAAAATAACCCCGATACCGTGGACGACTTCTTCCGTTTGGCCTCGCGCTACTTGGACTGCTGTCCCCAACAACTGCTTCAGAGCAGCCTCATCACGCCGATCTTCCAGTGTGCTTTAATAGCCTGCTCGTTGGACCACCGCGAGGCCAACTCCTCGGTGATGAAGTTCTTTATCAACCTGTTGGTCTGGGGCAGGACGAATAACCATAGTAGAAATGTAGAATGTCGTCCCTTGGTGGTGGAGCTGGCCAATCAGCATGGCGGAGCTTTGGTGATGAACCTGATCCAGGCTTCGGTCTTCCAACTGCACTCCTACATGCTGGTTGATGTGGCCGAGGTGATGCACGAACTAAAGCAGGTGGTCGGCAATGAAAGGATGCAACCGTTTTTGGCCCAGGCTCTAGAGGCACTGCCAAAAAAGAACAGCGGTGGCTATGTGACGGCCACGCAGCAACAGTTGGACGAATTCAGCAACACAGTGCTGAG AGCGGACACCACGAAAGCAATTTCGCAAGCTTTGAAAACCTTTACGCGACTCTTCCGTTAA
- the LOC119547787 gene encoding SNAPIN protein homolog → MDSDSTVTSLEENTENFCSNPTRDILAEGITNLFKPTIERLDERVASTIQLQAELRGQLDALAAQLRDIEKAQSQIPEFADKVKELLNVKHKVTVISNVLGTSQERLTNLHKLIEKEQRRRQALLDSALSTNIS, encoded by the coding sequence ATGGATTCGGACAGCACCGTCACATCCTTGGAGGAGAACACGGAGAACTTTTGCTCGAATCCCACGCGCGACATCCTCGCCGAGGGCATCACCAATCTCTTCAAGCCGACCATCGAGCGACTGGACGAGCGCGTGGCCTCCACCATTCAATTGCAGGCGGAGCTGCGTGGCCAACTGGACGCATTGGCCGCCCAGCTGCGGGACATCGAGAAGGCCCAGAGTCAGATACCCGAGTTCGCGGACAAGGTGAAGGAGCTGCTGAACGTGAAGCACAAGGTGACGGTGATCAGCAACGTTCTGGGCACCAGCCAGGAGCGGCTCACCAATCTGCACAAGCTGATAGAGAAGGAGCAGCGGCGGCGACAGGCGCTCCTGGACTCGGCGCTCAGCACCAACATATCCTAG
- the LOC119547785 gene encoding methyltransferase N6AMT1, with amino-acid sequence METPYTDHLSLEDFEQVYEPAEDSFLLLDALEKDLPYLEQLQPHLCVELGSGSGVIITALAKKLAGCSLCLATDINPKACDATRRTAARNGARLESIRCNLADALRPKSVDVLLFNPPYVVTSDEELQTQQFDSHSVSSTERNLVFSWAGGQDGRRITDILLKQLDDILSPRGVLYLLLLRENKPEEIIKYLEGLQFRAVNFMERRIPGEHLYILKVTRSSSSP; translated from the coding sequence ATGGAGACGCCCTACACCGACCACTTGAGCCTGGAGGACTTCGAGCAGGTCTATGAGCCAGCGGAGGATTCGTTCCTGTTGCTGGATGCTCTGGAAAAGGATCTGCCGTACCTGGAGCAGCTGCAGCCGCATCTTTGCGTGGAACTGGGCTCGGGTTCGGGCGTGATTATCACGGCACTGGCCAAGAAACTGGCTGGTTGCTCCCTATGCCTGGCCACAGACATCAATCCCAAAGCCTGTGATGCCACCCGAAGAACTGCTGCCCGGAATGGTGCGCGCTTGGAGAGCATTCGTTGCAATCTAGCCGATGCACTGCGTCCAAAGTCAGTGGATGTGCTGCTCTTCAATCCACCCTATGTGGTGACCAGCGACGAGGAGCTGCAGACGCAACAGTTCGATTCCCACAGCGTATCCTCAACGGAACGCAATCTGGTCTTCTCCTGGGCCGGCGGACAGGATGGGCGGCGCATCACGGACATTCTACTAAAGCAACTGGATGACATTCTATCTCCCCGGGGCGTTCTCTACCTACTCCTTTTGCGGGAGAACAAGCCCGAGGAGATTATCAAATACTTAGAGGGCCTCCAGTTCCGGGCTGTTAACTTCATGGAGCGACGCATTCCTGGCGAGCATCTGTACATACTGAAGGTCACCAGGTCCTCCTCATCACCATGA